Proteins encoded in a region of the Zunongwangia endophytica genome:
- a CDS encoding head GIN domain-containing protein gives MKKSILVAFTLFLGITSANAQWWSSNKNIKGNGDMVTKNRKVSDYDEVSLVGSMDVVLVRGTEGNLQVEAESNLQEYITTEVKGSTLRISIEEGTSISPSRNNSIKITVPFEDIEGASVTGSGDIWNEDKITAKDFSISVTGSGDIKLEIDADEIKGKVTGSGDVVIMGQANELDCGVTGSGDFDAFKLKAKIVHAQVSGSGDVMVWAENELNARVAGSGDIEYKGNPSKENFKTSGSGDISKY, from the coding sequence ATGAAAAAATCAATTTTAGTAGCATTCACTTTATTTCTAGGAATAACCTCAGCTAACGCACAATGGTGGAGCAGCAACAAAAACATCAAAGGAAACGGGGATATGGTCACCAAAAATCGTAAGGTTTCCGATTACGACGAAGTAAGTTTGGTAGGATCTATGGACGTTGTCCTTGTACGAGGTACAGAAGGAAATCTTCAAGTTGAAGCAGAAAGTAATCTTCAGGAATATATTACTACGGAAGTAAAAGGAAGCACACTAAGAATTTCAATTGAAGAAGGAACAAGTATTAGTCCGTCGAGAAATAACAGTATTAAAATTACAGTTCCTTTTGAAGATATTGAAGGCGCTTCTGTAACAGGTAGCGGTGACATCTGGAACGAAGATAAGATTACAGCCAAAGATTTCTCTATCTCTGTGACTGGAAGCGGTGATATCAAATTAGAAATTGATGCCGATGAAATTAAAGGTAAAGTAACCGGTAGTGGTGATGTAGTAATTATGGGACAGGCAAATGAGCTGGATTGCGGAGTTACAGGTTCGGGAGATTTTGACGCCTTTAAACTAAAAGCAAAAATTGTTCACGCACAAGTTTCAGGATCTGGAGATGTAATGGTCTGGGCAGAAAACGAGCTTAATGCACGAGTAGCAGGATCTGGAGATATCGAATACAAAGGGAACCCAAGCAAAGAAAATTTTAAAACTTCAGGATCTGGAGATATTTCAAAATATTAA
- the lon gene encoding endopeptidase La: protein MAKTKFTDIDSLSLQGINEDAELIPLMTPEDEEEINKEELPGNLPILPLRNTVLFPGVVIPITAGRDASIKLINEANNGEKTIGVVSQKDEEVENPGVKDINNIGVVARILRVLKMPDGNTTVIIQGKKRFNITEVTQEEPFMRANVEEIAETRPEAENEEFGAIIDSIKDLALQIIKSSPNIPTEASFAIKNIESSSFLINFVSSNMNLSVEEKQNLLATNDLKERALATLKFMNVENQKLALKNDIQSKVQSDMSQQQREYFLHQQMKTIQEELGGVSHEDEIEEMRVRSKDKQWSETVQKHFDKELSKMQRMNPQVAEYSIQRNYLDLFLDLPWDEFSEDKFDLKRAKKVLDRDHYGLDDVKRRIIEYLAVLKLRNDMKSPILCLYGPPGVGKTSLGKSVAEALGREYVRISLGGLRDEAEIRGHRKTYIGAMPGRIIQSLKKAGTSNPVFVLDEIDKLSIGNAGDPSSALLEVLDPEQNSEFHDNFLELGFDLSKVMFIATCNNLNTIQPALRDRMEIINVTGYTIEEKIEIAKRHLLPKQLEEHGLTKDHLKIGKSQLEKIVEGYTRESGVRALEKQIAKVVRYGAKSIAMEEEYNVKVTNDDILEILGSPRLERDKYENNEVAGVVTGLAWTQVGGDILFIESILSKGKGNLNITGNLGKVMKESATIAMEYIKSNADTIGIDSGIFEKYNVHIHVPEGATPKDGPSAGITMLTSLVSLFTQKKVKKSIAMTGEITLRGKVLPVGGIKEKILAAKRARIKELILCKENKRDIKEIKEEYLKGLTFHYVNDMSEVIDLALTNEKVVNAKEL, encoded by the coding sequence ATGGCTAAAACGAAATTTACGGATATTGACAGTTTGTCATTACAAGGTATAAATGAAGATGCAGAGTTAATACCGTTAATGACGCCTGAAGATGAAGAGGAAATAAACAAAGAAGAATTACCCGGAAATCTACCCATTTTACCCTTACGAAATACGGTACTTTTCCCAGGTGTGGTTATACCAATTACAGCGGGGAGAGACGCTTCAATTAAATTAATTAATGAAGCGAATAATGGAGAAAAAACTATCGGTGTTGTTTCACAAAAAGATGAAGAGGTAGAAAATCCTGGCGTAAAAGACATTAATAATATTGGTGTGGTAGCGCGTATTCTTAGGGTTCTTAAAATGCCTGATGGGAATACAACAGTGATAATTCAGGGTAAAAAGCGATTTAATATTACTGAAGTTACTCAGGAAGAACCTTTCATGAGAGCTAATGTTGAAGAAATTGCTGAAACCAGACCCGAAGCTGAAAACGAAGAGTTTGGTGCTATTATCGATTCGATTAAGGATTTGGCACTTCAGATTATAAAAAGCAGTCCAAATATTCCAACTGAAGCTTCTTTCGCTATTAAGAATATAGAAAGTAGCTCGTTTTTAATCAATTTCGTTTCTTCTAATATGAATCTTTCAGTAGAGGAGAAGCAAAATTTATTAGCAACCAATGATCTTAAGGAACGTGCATTGGCAACCCTTAAGTTTATGAATGTTGAGAATCAAAAACTAGCGCTTAAAAACGATATTCAGTCTAAAGTGCAAAGTGATATGAGCCAACAACAGCGCGAATATTTCTTGCATCAGCAAATGAAAACCATCCAGGAAGAATTAGGTGGTGTTTCTCATGAAGACGAGATTGAAGAAATGCGCGTTCGTTCTAAAGATAAACAATGGAGCGAAACCGTACAAAAGCATTTTGATAAAGAGTTATCTAAAATGCAACGAATGAATCCTCAGGTCGCTGAGTATTCCATTCAGCGTAACTATTTGGATTTGTTTTTAGATTTACCTTGGGATGAGTTTAGTGAAGATAAATTTGATCTTAAGCGAGCGAAAAAAGTTTTAGATCGAGATCATTATGGTCTGGACGATGTAAAACGTAGAATTATAGAATATCTGGCAGTTTTAAAATTGCGTAATGATATGAAATCGCCTATTCTTTGTCTTTACGGTCCTCCGGGAGTTGGAAAAACAAGTTTAGGGAAATCTGTGGCAGAAGCTTTAGGTCGTGAGTACGTACGAATTTCTTTAGGTGGATTGAGAGATGAAGCTGAAATTCGTGGTCACCGTAAAACTTATATTGGTGCAATGCCGGGTAGAATTATCCAAAGCCTGAAAAAAGCGGGAACAAGTAATCCGGTTTTTGTTTTGGATGAAATCGATAAATTAAGCATAGGTAATGCAGGAGATCCATCTTCAGCTTTATTAGAGGTTTTAGATCCTGAGCAGAATAGCGAATTTCATGATAATTTCTTAGAATTAGGTTTCGATCTTTCTAAAGTGATGTTTATTGCTACCTGTAACAATCTAAATACGATTCAGCCTGCATTACGTGATCGTATGGAGATCATTAATGTGACCGGTTATACTATAGAAGAAAAGATAGAAATAGCGAAACGTCATTTACTTCCGAAGCAATTAGAAGAGCATGGTCTTACCAAAGATCACCTTAAAATTGGCAAATCTCAGCTAGAGAAAATAGTGGAAGGTTATACTCGTGAATCTGGAGTTCGTGCTTTAGAGAAGCAGATAGCTAAAGTTGTACGTTACGGTGCTAAAAGCATCGCTATGGAAGAAGAATATAATGTCAAGGTGACCAATGATGATATTTTGGAAATTCTTGGCAGTCCGCGTTTAGAGAGAGATAAATACGAAAATAATGAAGTTGCCGGAGTTGTAACAGGATTGGCCTGGACGCAGGTTGGTGGTGATATTCTATTTATTGAGTCTATTTTATCAAAAGGAAAAGGAAACCTAAATATTACCGGGAATCTTGGTAAGGTGATGAAAGAATCGGCTACCATTGCAATGGAATATATAAAATCTAACGCCGATACTATAGGAATTGATTCTGGTATTTTCGAAAAATACAATGTTCACATTCATGTGCCAGAAGGAGCAACGCCAAAAGATGGTCCTAGTGCAGGGATTACCATGTTAACATCCTTAGTTTCTTTATTTACTCAGAAGAAAGTAAAGAAAAGCATAGCAATGACAGGAGAAATCACTCTAAGAGGAAAAGTGCTTCCTGTAGGCGGAATTAAAGAAAAAATTCTTGCAGCGAAAAGAGCAAGAATTAAGGAACTGATTCTTTGTAAAGAAAACAAACGTGATATTAAGGAAATAAAAGAAGAATATTTAAAAGGTCTTACTTTCCATTACGTTAATGATATGAGTGAGGTTATTGATCTTGCTCTTACCAATGAAAAGGTTGTG
- a CDS encoding RNA polymerase sigma factor, translating into MQPTITHIEDLVDKCRVGNQRAQMEIYNRYYKAMYNTSLRIVHHSAEAEDIMQESFLNAFEKIDQFKAEASFGAWLKRIVVNNSINAHNKRSKYEEVSYKDYLKNETEENDGITTTYTQNKKVKMVLNAMQDLKENYRICLTLHLIEGYDYEEIGDILNISYANCRTTISRAKESLRKKMMKDEK; encoded by the coding sequence TTGCAACCAACCATCACACATATTGAAGATCTTGTCGATAAATGCCGCGTGGGAAACCAACGTGCTCAAATGGAGATTTATAATCGCTATTACAAAGCCATGTATAATACTTCTTTAAGAATTGTGCACCATAGCGCTGAGGCGGAAGATATTATGCAAGAGTCTTTTTTAAATGCTTTCGAGAAAATTGATCAATTTAAAGCTGAAGCTTCTTTTGGCGCCTGGCTTAAGCGAATTGTCGTTAATAATAGTATTAATGCGCATAATAAAAGATCGAAATACGAAGAAGTAAGTTATAAGGATTATCTAAAAAACGAAACAGAAGAAAATGATGGTATAACAACAACCTATACTCAAAATAAAAAAGTAAAAATGGTGTTGAATGCTATGCAAGATTTAAAAGAAAATTATAGAATCTGCCTAACCCTTCATCTAATCGAAGGATATGATTACGAAGAAATAGGAGATATTCTAAATATTTCTTACGCCAACTGCAGAACTACCATTTCTAGAGCTAAAGAAAGTTTAAGAAAAAAAATGATGAAAGATGAAAAATGA
- a CDS encoding DUF4179 domain-containing protein, which yields MKNDDFFEDLKELDFDIAEPNADHEDRFLEKLNTKNKAPKKGKLRKLWIPLSSIAAALVIAFLAFGNIFSTPVFAKESGLAAVSPKMKETQDFYSTLIERELKSLEGERSPKTNKIINDALVQLENLEKEYNKLKKDLLESGQDQRVIYAMINNFQKRIDLLNQVLNQIQTIKQLKTQENETNII from the coding sequence ATGAAAAATGATGATTTTTTTGAGGATTTAAAAGAATTAGACTTCGATATTGCTGAACCAAACGCAGATCACGAAGATCGATTTTTAGAAAAGCTCAACACCAAAAATAAAGCTCCTAAAAAAGGAAAACTTAGAAAGCTTTGGATTCCTTTAAGTAGCATTGCTGCGGCCTTAGTTATCGCATTCCTTGCTTTTGGAAATATTTTCTCTACTCCGGTTTTTGCTAAAGAAAGTGGTTTAGCAGCTGTTTCACCAAAAATGAAAGAAACGCAAGACTTCTATAGCACACTTATCGAGAGAGAGCTTAAATCGCTGGAAGGAGAACGCAGTCCAAAAACCAACAAAATCATTAATGATGCATTGGTGCAACTAGAAAACTTAGAAAAAGAATACAATAAACTAAAAAAAGACCTTTTAGAAAGTGGCCAGGATCAACGCGTAATCTATGCCATGATTAACAATTTTCAGAAAAGGATAGATCTACTAAACCAGGTTTTGAACCAAATTCAAACTATAAAACAACTAAAGACACAAGAAAATGAAACTAACATTATATAA